A window of Puntigrus tetrazona isolate hp1 chromosome 11, ASM1883169v1, whole genome shotgun sequence contains these coding sequences:
- the cfap92 gene encoding uncharacterized protein cfap92 has protein sequence MESTDSGLPDLERSDEDEKIIKDLSSNSTQLTDCEPHADKNKDPYTEMPESSPEQTITTDSSYIVTCRVSIALAILKELFFQSYAYFFARLILLFFWFVFLNQVEHEEHLTNSEKRKKETKKKASSELVEAPRAQGYYCIEYNVLPDDPEPTRVDLVMFGLAAKLYMANETKVLKPWREGNQLWVSWSQTLKLNVNKELLIKLASHKITVRVWDSKDKVSFKAKNDRPKAFRLPQERTGEHPEQMGGIRKMICEMRAVYEEENIKIRSFMKNHKDLVSSDYRKSLELQYNRTEKSRTSATKKTLFQKAAQDTAELTEVKEEKESALLELSFAPLLAGNVFLVTLWFPCIIYVILQHQLSCTYVFMLGSMMLSDRLGFCSGGVKEGFWNITLDQPLLSEQLKAELNPLIITVLSASSLPSSPVPFHALKAKCHPVYCQYKFCNMPVYRSKGHDHNANICFKDVNVIFTGLLSPGKLFEFLNGPPMKIEVHDRDKKMEKPSSKPAIFGTDPSDAKEDLWVTRNALKADTELHDPYGIAKLDLSDLLRGCRYLKLKLPIRRSSEIPSDIAMPLGHYLEADTQLKVQVEIAHTIHREDSNGDRDCPFGRVIYVFKYNNTPVLAKLTSEILQINADAFQLKHYPKETIQRLLSCHKISTKDRENKRFNVLTGFHLMDKALHLFVLEGLKDQAIKRLWTTVPIK, from the exons ATGGAAAGCACTGACTCAGGATTACCTGACCTGGAGAGAAGTGATGAAGACGAGAAGATTATCAAAGATTTGTCTTCAAACTCCACACAACTCACAGATTGTGAACCTCATgctgacaaaaataaagatcCGTATACAGAGATGCCAGAATCCAGTCCTGAACAAACTATTACAACAGACTCCAGCTACATTGTCACCTGTAGAGTCAGCATCGCATTAGCTATTTTGAAAG AATTGTTCTTCCAGtcttatgcatatttttttgcacgattaatactgttatttttttggtttgttttcttaaaTCAAGTGGAGCATGAGGAGCATCTTACTAattctgagaaaagaaaaaaagagacaaaaaaaaaggcatcCAGTGAGTTAGTGGAGGCCCCCAGAGCCCAGGGCTATTATTGCATTGAGTACAACGTGTTGCCTGATGACCCTGAACCAACCAGAGTAGATCTAGTGATGTTCGGCTTGGCAGCTAAACTCTACATGGCCAACGAGACTAAG GTGCTGAAGCCCTGGCGAGAAGGAAACCAGTTGTGGGTAAGTTGGTCTCAGACTCTAAAACTCAATGTCAATAAAGAGCTTTTGATTAAATTGGCGTCACATAAGATCACAGTGAGAGTATGGGACAGCAAAGACAAGGTGTCTTTCAAAGCCAAGAATGACAGACCCAAAGCCTTCAGACTGCCACAGGAGAGGACTGGAGAGCATCCAGAACAAATGG GTGGCATCAGGAAGATGATTTGTGAGATGAGAGCTGTATACGAGGAGGAGAACATAAAAATACGATCATTTATGAAAAACCACAAAGATCTAGTATCATCTGACTATAGGAAGAGTTTGGAGCTTCAGTACAATAGAACAGAAAAGAGCCGAACATCAGCCACTAAGAAGACACTGTTCCAGAAAGCCGCCCAGGATACTGCAGAACTCACTGAGGTCAAAGAGGAAAAAGAGTCAGCCTTGCTAGAACTCAGTTTTGCTCCTCTCCTTGCAGGTAATGTCTTCCTAGTCACGTTATG GTTTCCT tgtataatatatgtaattttacaaCATCAGCTATCATGTACTTATGTCTTTATGTTAGGGAGTATGATGCTCTCTGACCGCTTGGGATTCTGTTCTGGAGGAGTAAAAGAGGGATTCTGGAATATCACTCTTGATCAGCCACTTCTATCCGAGCAGCTAAAAGCTGAACTCAATCCACTAATCATCACAGTTTTATCAGCTTCCTCTCTGCCATCATCCCCTGTTCCTTTCCATGCACTTAAG GCAAAATGTCATCCTGTCTACTGTCAGTACAAGTTCTGCAACATGCCGGTCTACAGAAGCAAAGGCCATGATCACAATGCTAATATCTGCTTTAAGGATGTGAATGTGATTTTTACTGGTCTGCTGAGCCCTGGAAAGCTGTTTGAGTTTCTTAACGGTCCACCCATGAAGATTGAGGTCCATGATCGGGATAAAAAAATGGAGAAACCCTCCAGTAAACCAGCTATATTCGGGACTGACCCCAGTGATGCCAAAGAAGATTTGTGGGTCACACGTAATGCATTAAAAGCAGATACTGAACTTCATGATCCATATGGCATAGCCAAACTAGATCTCTCAGATCTTCTTCGAGGATGCAGAtatttgaaactgaaattgCCCATAAGGAGATCTTCAGAAATTCCCTCAGATATTGCAATGCCATTGGGTCATTATCTTGAAGCTGACACCCAACTGAAAGTCCAGGTGGAGATAGCACATACCATTCATCGTGAAGATAGCAACGGTGATAGAGACTGTCCTTTTGGCCGCGTCATATATGTCTTCAAGTATAACAATACACCTGTCTTAGCCAAACTGACATCAGAAATTCTACAGATCAATGCAGATGCCTTCCAACTAAAGCATTATCCAAAAGAAACAATTCAAAGGCTCCTGTCTTGTCATAAAATAAGCACCAAAGACAGGGAGAACAAAAGGTTTAATGTTCTCACTGGATTTCATTTGATGGATAAGGCTCTACACCTTTTTGTTCTGGAAGGATTGAAGGATCAAGCAATCAAAAGACTGTGGACTACAGTGCCTATAAAGTAA
- the acad9 gene encoding complex I assembly factor ACAD9, mitochondrial, which yields MNLNKLTVLSRSVKLGRNLFAARVAQKGVHHFQSRRCISSSARSLAYAKDLFLGKVNKTEVFPYPEISNEELEEINQLVLPVEKFFSEDVDSAKIDHEAIIPPETLNGLKELGLFGIQIPEEYGGLGLSNTMYARLGEITSLDGAIAVTLAAHQAIGLKGILIAGNDAQKAKYLPKLATGEHIAAFCLTEPGSGSDAASIQTRATLTEDGKHFLLNGTKFWISNGGWADIMTVFARTEVVDKDGQKQNKITAFIVERAFGGVTSGKPEDKLGIRGSNTCEITFEDTKVPVENVIGEVGGGFKVAMNILNNGRFSMGSAGAGLIKRLIELTSEYACTRKQFGRSLSEFGMIQDKFATMTLNAFVMESMAYLTAGMMDRPGVPDCSLEAAMVKVFSSEGSWICVSEALQVLGGLGFTKNYPYERYLRDCRILQIFEGTNEILRMYIALTGMQYAGKILTGKIKEMKKGNVGTVFEILGKRLKDSVWSNVDFGLTGKNGVVHPSLTESAKMFEQNAAYFGSTVESLLHRYGKTIVEEQLVLKKVADVLINIYAMTAVLSRASRSISIGLRNHDLEVLLTNTFCKDAHFKNNFLLTQLQKHSLENNDANIKKIAQEVLAKRAYVCSHPLDRTF from the exons ATGAACCTGAACAAACTTACTGTTTTGTCGAGATCGGTCAAACTTGGGAGAAATTTGTTTGCCGCACGAGTCGCGCAAAAAGGTGTGCATCACTTTCAGTCGCGACGCTGCATTAGCTCCAGCGCGAGGAGTTTGGCATATGCCAAAGATCTGTTCTTGGGCAAAGTAAACAAG ACTGAAGTCTTTCCCTACCCAGAAATCAGTAATGAAGAATTAGAGGAAATAAACCAACTTGTTCTGCCTGTGGAAAAGTTTTTCAGTGAAGATG TTGATTCGGCAAAGATTGACCACGAGGCTATAATTCCTCCTGAGACTTTAAATGGGCTGAAGGAACTGGGGCTGTTTGGGATCCAGATACCTGAAGAATATG GCGGTCTGGGCCTCTCAAACACCATGTACGCCAGATTAGGAGAAATCACGTCTTTAGATGGAGCTATTGCAGTCACGCTAGCAGCACATCAAGCCATTGGTCTAAAG GGAATACTGATAGCTGGAAATGATGCACAGAAAGCAAAATACCTCCCCAAACTAGCAACAGGAGAGCATATTGCAGCCTTCTGCCTCACCGAACCTGGAAG TGGAAGTGATGCAGCATCTATACAGACACGAGCCACGCTGACAGAAGATGGCAAGCACTTCTTGCTCAATGGCACAAAG TTTTGGATCTCCAATGGAGGCTGGGCAGACATCATGACTGTGTTTGCCAGAACTGAAGTGGTTGACAAAGACGgtcaaaagcaaaataagaTCACAGCTTTCATCGTTGAGAGGGCATTCGGTGGTGTTACCAGTGGCAAGCCTGAAGACAAACTGGGCATCAGAGGCTCAAACA CCTGTGAGATTACCTTTGAAGACACCAAGGTGCCAGTTGAGAATGTCATTGGTGAAGTTGGTGGTGGTTTTAAG GTTGCCATGAACATTCTGAATAATGGGCGCTTCAGCATGGGCAGTGCAGGTGCGGGGCTCATCAAGAGGCTGATCG AGCTGACATCAGAATATGCGTGCACAAGAAAACAATTCGGTAGGAGCCTTTCTGAGTTCGGAATGATTCAG GATAAGTTTGCTACCATGACCCTGAATGCATTTGTGATGGAGAGCATGGCTTATCTCACCGCTGGGATGATGGACCGACCTGGAGTCCCAGACTGTTCTCTGGAGGCTGCTATGGTCAAG GTCTTCAGCTCTGAGGGCAGCTGGATCTGTGTAAGTGAAGCTCTGCAGGTTTTAGGAGGGCTGGGCTTCACCAAGAACTACCCCTACGAGCGCTACCTCAGGGACTGCCGCATCCTCCAGATATTTGAG GGCACTAATGAGATTTTGAGGATGTACATCGCACTTACCGGAATGCAGTATGCTGGCAAAATCCTAACAGGAAAAATAAa GGAGATGAAGAAGGGAAATGTGGGGACGGTGTTTGAGATTCTGGGGAAGAGATTGAAGGACTCGGTGTGGAGCAATGTGGACTTTGGACTGACCGGCAAAAATGGCGTTGTACACCCCAGTCTAACG GAGAGCGCCAAAATGTTTGAGCAGAACGCTGCATACTTCGGCTCAACTGTGGAAAGCTTACTGCACCGATATGGAAag ACAATTGTCGAGGAGCAGCTTGTGCTGAAGAAAGTTGCAGATGTATTGATTAACATCTATGCCATGACAGCCGTCCTGTCCCGCGCCAGTCGCTCCATCAGCATCGGCCTGCGCAACCATGACCTTGAG GTGCTGCTCACCAACACTTTCTGCAAGGATGCTCATTTCAAGAACAACTTCTTGTTGACTCAGCTTCAAAAAC ATTCCCTGGAGAACAACGATGCCAACATAAAGAAGATCGCCCAGGAGGTCCTAGCTAAGAGGGCGTATGTCTGCTCACATCCTCTGGACAGAACCTTCTAA